The following are encoded together in the Desulfoplanes formicivorans genome:
- a CDS encoding YggS family pyridoxal phosphate-dependent enzyme, giving the protein MSITENYQRIRQEIPDHVRIVLAAKTRTREEVREAIMAGATDMGENYVQEGEAMHQELGEWASKVTWHMIGDLQTNKINKALPVFDMIQTVDSLKKAQAVNLRAQRLDKVMPVLVEINIGSERTKSGLPPELPLVEELIEQAASLSHISIQGLMTMGPRFGDPEVSRPYFRAARKIFDTLGKRNYAHAPMKELSMGMSNTYKVAIEEGATMVRLGTCVFGPREACRRT; this is encoded by the coding sequence ATGAGCATCACCGAGAATTATCAACGAATCAGGCAGGAAATACCGGACCATGTCAGGATTGTTCTGGCAGCCAAGACCAGAACCCGGGAAGAGGTCAGGGAAGCCATCATGGCCGGAGCCACGGATATGGGGGAAAACTATGTCCAGGAAGGTGAGGCCATGCATCAGGAGCTGGGTGAATGGGCCTCAAAGGTGACCTGGCATATGATCGGAGATCTCCAGACCAACAAGATCAACAAGGCCCTGCCGGTCTTTGACATGATTCAGACCGTGGATTCCCTCAAAAAGGCCCAGGCCGTGAACCTGCGTGCCCAACGCCTTGACAAGGTCATGCCGGTCCTGGTGGAAATCAACATAGGCAGTGAACGGACCAAGTCCGGTCTGCCACCGGAATTGCCCCTGGTGGAGGAGCTCATTGAACAGGCCGCCTCCCTGTCCCATATCTCCATTCAGGGACTCATGACCATGGGGCCACGGTTCGGCGATCCCGAGGTTTCCCGCCCCTATTTCAGGGCCGCCAGAAAGATTTTTGATACCCTGGGGAAACGGAATTATGCCCATGCCCCCATGAAAGAATTGTCCATGGGCATGTCCAACACCTACAAGGTTGCCATTGAAGAGGGAGCAACCATGGTCCGGCTGGGCACTTGTGTTTTTGGTCCACGTGAGGCCTGCCGGCGCACCTAG
- a CDS encoding cytochrome c maturation protein CcmE — protein sequence MTKQANQKWIYLTAFACLFAGIGYLLFSGLSKDSVYFLNVSEALAMDSSQLSQARLFGNVATQGLERSSDAMELSFVLVDKKDATQTLPVHYRGVVPDTFKPGVEVIVEGGLDPGTRVFKAKTLMTKCPSKYKKKTS from the coding sequence ATGACCAAACAAGCCAATCAGAAATGGATCTACTTGACGGCCTTTGCCTGCCTTTTTGCAGGCATCGGGTATCTTTTGTTCTCGGGCCTTTCCAAGGACTCGGTGTATTTTTTGAATGTTTCCGAGGCCCTGGCCATGGACAGTTCCCAGCTTTCCCAGGCGAGGCTGTTTGGCAACGTGGCCACCCAGGGCCTTGAGCGATCTTCCGATGCCATGGAGCTTTCCTTTGTCCTGGTGGACAAGAAGGATGCAACCCAAACACTGCCCGTTCATTACCGGGGCGTTGTTCCCGACACCTTCAAGCCCGGGGTGGAAGTCATCGTGGAGGGGGGACTGGATCCGGGAACACGGGTCTTCAAGGCCAAGACCTTGATGACCAAATGCCCTTCCAAGTACAAGAAAAAAACGTCCTGA
- the tgt gene encoding tRNA guanosine(34) transglycosylase Tgt, whose product MNAHASLFTCQATDGSARAGTLITPHGVIQTPIFMPVGTLGTVKSLDPHDLYAMGAQIILGNTYHLYLRPGDEMIARRGGLHKFMRWDKPILTDSGGFQVFSLAGLRTITDDGVEFSSHIDGSKHFFSPEKVIAIQTNLGSDIMMVLDECVPYGADHDYTAKSLKKTTAWAKRCRAAYTRGETGNQLMFGIVQGGFFKDLRTQSAREITAIPFEGYAIGGLSVGESKREMLDMLEHTTPLLPSEKPRYLMGVGAPMDLVNGIRNGVDMFDCVLPTRNARNGTLFTSLGKVNIKRAQYREDDSPLDPHCSCYTCRNFSKAYLRHLYVSRELLSYRLNSIHNLHFLLDLVKKARKAIFEGRYEMFYKHWQTIYPE is encoded by the coding sequence TTGAACGCCCATGCCTCTCTTTTCACCTGCCAGGCCACAGACGGTTCGGCACGCGCCGGCACCCTCATCACCCCGCACGGAGTCATACAGACACCCATCTTCATGCCCGTGGGAACCCTGGGAACGGTCAAAAGCCTTGACCCCCATGATCTGTATGCCATGGGTGCCCAGATCATCCTGGGCAATACCTACCATCTCTATCTGCGTCCGGGCGACGAAATGATCGCCCGAAGGGGCGGACTGCACAAGTTCATGCGCTGGGACAAGCCCATCCTCACGGACAGCGGCGGATTCCAGGTCTTCAGTCTGGCGGGTCTGAGAACCATTACCGACGATGGCGTGGAATTCTCCTCCCACATTGACGGGTCCAAGCACTTCTTTTCCCCGGAAAAGGTCATTGCCATCCAGACCAACTTGGGGTCGGACATCATGATGGTCCTGGACGAATGCGTGCCCTATGGGGCGGATCACGACTACACGGCCAAATCCCTCAAAAAGACCACGGCATGGGCCAAACGGTGCCGTGCCGCCTATACCCGGGGGGAAACCGGCAACCAGCTCATGTTCGGGATCGTCCAGGGGGGATTTTTCAAGGACCTGCGGACCCAAAGTGCCCGGGAGATCACGGCCATTCCCTTTGAAGGGTACGCCATTGGCGGATTGAGCGTGGGCGAATCCAAAAGGGAAATGCTGGACATGCTCGAACACACCACCCCGCTTTTACCCAGTGAAAAGCCCAGATATCTCATGGGCGTGGGTGCTCCCATGGATCTGGTCAACGGCATCAGAAACGGCGTGGACATGTTCGATTGCGTGCTGCCCACCCGCAACGCCCGCAACGGGACCCTGTTCACCTCCCTTGGCAAAGTGAATATCAAGCGGGCCCAGTACCGGGAAGACGACAGCCCTCTTGATCCCCATTGCTCGTGCTACACCTGCCGGAACTTTTCCAAGGCCTATTTGCGCCATCTCTATGTTTCCAGGGAACTGCTCTCCTACCGGCTGAACTCCATCCACAACCTGCATTTTCTCCTGGACCTGGTCAAAAAGGCCCGGAAGGCCATCTTTGAAGGCCGATACGAAATGTTTTACAAACACTGGCAAACCATCTATCCGGAATGA
- a CDS encoding TIGR00730 family Rossman fold protein: MKTPSRKSHFPSAHEDAQSAVLHKGTPQCTSPSYRLAFQDNDFILRDELRPVRLQLELMKTELLLQEHNIQSTIVIFGSARLKEPEEAKKDVERLEQLCASYPDQDEYAVRLRRARNGLKYSKYYDESRKLGRLISQNTEDNSLVVITGGGNGIMGAANRGAHDVGAKNIGLNIVLPFEQRPNEYITPELSFQFHYFAIRKMHFLIRARGMVAFPGGFGTMDELFESLTLIQTGKIKPFPVLLFGREFWDSVINFEALVEAGTISEKDLDIFQYVETATEAWEILSAANGH; encoded by the coding sequence ATGAAAACTCCTTCACGCAAAAGCCATTTTCCCTCGGCCCACGAAGACGCCCAATCTGCTGTTCTTCACAAGGGCACCCCTCAATGCACGTCACCCTCCTACAGACTGGCCTTTCAGGACAACGACTTCATCCTCCGCGATGAACTCAGGCCGGTTCGGTTGCAGCTGGAACTGATGAAAACCGAACTCCTGCTCCAGGAACACAACATCCAATCGACCATTGTCATCTTTGGAAGCGCCCGGCTCAAGGAGCCCGAAGAGGCAAAAAAGGACGTCGAACGCCTGGAACAACTCTGTGCATCATATCCCGACCAAGACGAGTATGCCGTGCGTCTCAGACGGGCCCGAAACGGACTCAAATATTCGAAGTACTATGATGAATCAAGAAAGCTGGGCCGGCTCATCTCCCAAAACACCGAGGACAACAGCCTGGTGGTCATCACCGGAGGCGGTAACGGGATCATGGGTGCGGCCAACCGGGGAGCCCATGACGTGGGGGCCAAGAACATCGGCCTGAACATTGTCCTCCCCTTTGAACAGCGGCCCAACGAGTACATCACCCCGGAACTTTCCTTCCAGTTCCACTACTTTGCCATCAGGAAGATGCACTTTCTCATTCGGGCCCGGGGCATGGTCGCCTTTCCCGGCGGATTCGGCACCATGGACGAGCTCTTTGAAAGTCTGACCCTCATCCAGACCGGCAAGATCAAGCCCTTTCCGGTCCTTTTGTTTGGTCGGGAATTCTGGGACTCGGTCATCAATTTCGAGGCATTGGTTGAAGCGGGAACCATTTCCGAAAAGGATCTGGACATCTTCCAATACGTGGAAACAGCCACCGAGGCATGGGAAATTCTCTCGGCAGCCAACGGGCATTGA
- the tsaA gene encoding tRNA (N6-threonylcarbamoyladenosine(37)-N6)-methyltransferase TrmO, which translates to MHLVPIGQVRSPYRNRRECPKQASSSDPASRIEIAPKYMPALHRLEIGQEIIVLTWLDQGDRNVFQCHPKGDPQRAMHGVFATRSPDRPNPIGHHQVTIRDIRDNVLVVHPMEVLDTTPVLDIKPVLLPGSHPDTALPDPAMAQAIIRTGRDGWMRGLFNGMNGNISLRSGRHMLITGTGSAKGHLATRDLTCMDLETSETVSGPLPSSETPVHLSIYDHQPRASAIVHTHPPHLLALSLSCHTGSLLDLPLFEGKVFADRLTTVPALAPGTTELGQAVGHVSRAHSCIFMENHGLVVWAPTLVQALALTEEIESLARIRLLHTG; encoded by the coding sequence ATGCACCTCGTACCCATCGGACAGGTCCGGTCTCCCTACAGGAACCGCAGGGAGTGCCCCAAGCAGGCCTCCAGCAGCGACCCTGCCTCGCGTATTGAAATAGCCCCAAAATACATGCCGGCCCTGCACCGCCTGGAAATCGGACAGGAGATCATTGTTCTGACCTGGCTGGATCAGGGTGACCGCAACGTGTTCCAATGCCACCCCAAGGGCGATCCCCAACGGGCCATGCACGGTGTATTTGCAACCCGTTCTCCCGACCGGCCCAACCCCATCGGTCACCACCAGGTAACCATACGGGATATCCGGGACAACGTCCTTGTGGTCCATCCCATGGAGGTTCTGGACACGACCCCGGTTCTGGATATCAAGCCGGTTCTGCTGCCGGGGAGTCATCCGGATACGGCCCTGCCTGATCCGGCAATGGCACAGGCCATCATCCGCACGGGCCGGGACGGCTGGATGCGGGGATTGTTCAACGGCATGAACGGCAACATCAGCCTGCGCTCGGGCCGGCACATGCTGATCACGGGAACCGGGAGCGCCAAAGGGCATCTGGCCACCAGGGACCTGACCTGCATGGATCTGGAGACCAGCGAAACCGTGTCCGGTCCCCTGCCGTCTTCCGAAACCCCGGTGCATCTCTCCATCTATGACCACCAACCCCGGGCCTCGGCCATTGTTCACACCCACCCGCCCCATCTGCTGGCCCTTTCCCTGTCCTGTCATACGGGCAGCCTCCTTGATCTTCCCCTGTTCGAAGGCAAGGTATTCGCGGACAGGCTGACCACGGTCCCAGCCCTGGCACCGGGCACGACTGAACTGGGTCAGGCCGTGGGCCACGTATCCCGGGCCCACTCCTGCATTTTCATGGAAAATCACGGCCTTGTGGTGTGGGCCCCAACCCTGGTCCAGGCATTGGCCCTGACCGAAGAAATCGAGAGCCTGGCCCGCATCCGTCTCTTGCACACGGGATGA
- a CDS encoding hemolysin family protein → MLELAIVVALATLISAFCSVAEAVLYSVPWSFIERLRKAGKTSGILLSELRKKIKEPISAILTLNTVAHTAGAAIAGAIAVRLFGEEHLVYFSLIFTVIILIFSEILPKTIGVVYAKNLAVPLAKPLVALVWLFKPAIWLTNWLVHFVEHKKPGPTSSEEDLLAAISLTRRAGAIKPYEERSMHNILTLDKKIVRDVMTPRTVIFSLPSHLTVSQARELNTSWPNSRIPVYEDDDPEDIIGLVYRRDVMEALADDRDDLPLNKLMKQVLFVVETMTLDKLLVRFLESRVHLFVVLDEYGGLAGVVTLEDVLEEILGNEIVDETDQVVDMREFARQQRAELINGHTARNKKKS, encoded by the coding sequence ATGCTTGAACTGGCCATCGTTGTAGCCCTGGCCACCTTGATTTCGGCATTCTGTTCCGTTGCCGAAGCGGTTTTGTACTCGGTTCCATGGAGTTTTATCGAGCGGTTGCGCAAGGCCGGCAAGACCTCGGGAATCCTCCTTTCGGAGCTGCGCAAAAAGATCAAGGAACCCATTTCCGCCATCCTGACATTGAACACCGTGGCCCATACCGCGGGCGCGGCCATTGCAGGGGCCATTGCCGTGCGGCTGTTTGGGGAGGAGCACCTCGTCTATTTCTCCCTGATTTTCACGGTGATCATTCTTATTTTTTCCGAGATTCTGCCCAAAACCATCGGCGTGGTCTACGCCAAGAATCTTGCCGTGCCCCTGGCCAAGCCCTTGGTTGCCTTGGTCTGGCTGTTCAAGCCGGCCATCTGGCTGACCAACTGGCTGGTTCATTTTGTGGAGCACAAGAAGCCCGGACCGACCAGTTCCGAAGAGGATCTTCTGGCGGCCATCAGCCTGACGCGTCGGGCCGGGGCCATCAAACCCTATGAAGAACGGTCCATGCATAACATCCTCACCCTGGACAAGAAGATTGTTCGGGATGTGATGACTCCCCGCACGGTCATTTTTTCCCTGCCCAGCCATCTGACGGTTTCCCAGGCCCGTGAACTGAACACCTCCTGGCCCAACAGCAGGATTCCCGTGTATGAGGATGATGATCCCGAGGATATCATCGGGCTGGTTTACCGCCGGGATGTCATGGAGGCCCTGGCTGACGACCGTGACGATCTGCCCCTTAACAAGCTGATGAAACAGGTGCTTTTCGTGGTCGAAACCATGACTCTGGACAAACTGCTGGTCAGATTTCTCGAATCCAGGGTGCATCTTTTCGTGGTTCTGGATGAATACGGGGGGCTGGCCGGGGTGGTTACCCTGGAGGATGTGCTTGAGGAAATTCTGGGCAATGAAATCGTGGATGAGACCGATCAGGTCGTTGACATGCGGGAATTTGCAAGGCAACAGCGCGCAGAGCTGATTAACGGGCATACGGCGCGCAACAAGAAGAAGTCCTGA
- a CDS encoding hybrid sensor histidine kinase/response regulator: protein MRHLCFLIILLVTITPCHAMGADHPVRQRLLVLNSYHPGYAWSDSIMDGLFSSLEPNEDKLNIYLEYMDTKHHNSDIYFEKLRSLYYHKYHDLHFDLIAACDDNAVNFLLRYKNDLFPGTPVFFCGINDAHTMGKAVHMGMQGIYEEWRDKETIDLALKLFPQTRTVAVIADQTATGKAGAHRIHQLATSYAPEVEFVFIPTKNIAHIQQSLAALPLNTIILFVHLFRTEDNKWYSYKQGAAAIKAITDKPIFTVSDFSVVPGVVGGHVISGYHQGKTLGNIIKASLFDHSLKTPIDHAMPLDTKIFDYHGLQRFGIDLSQLPAGSVIINKPFSFYDTYKVWIWITIVFISLETLLIVLFALNRRHLKKAQQEVLETNQRLDLAIKGTEQALFHWDVGDDTIAFKYFWKDILGYPRELGSLTLEQWHQHVHPEDIPLLETTRKNHLQGKSPYYEQEFRVRRADMTWCWLIVRGRIMARDHTGAPRQITGTLRDITPRKKGEQAQQRLVAALEQSEEAMAICDTRGMIFFINQTFADFHQVVPEHVRSTSIRDIAPLFNLEPMWDNLNKDKHWRGRTKHTRDNAPCDLEVKASPIKDAHGKTTCYIFSHRDITREIKLEVQLRQAQKMEAVGQLAGGIAHDFNNLLQVILGYTSKIINNHGTVADNRSRLEKITDASQKAAHLIKQLLIFSRREMIARHPIDANKTIQDVLGLLKRTIGEQITINFTPTPSVPLIKADTNQIHQIIMNLCVNARDAMPQGGTINITTALVSPDAAFVRDHPWSRPGDFVCIEVGDSGTGMQPETREHIFEPFFTTKETGKGTGLGLATVYGIVKSHNGMIHVKSHPGQGTTFQIFLPATSANNQHQTTEYKITSVSAIRSATILVAEDDDMVRSLTLEVLTDAGYTLLEATNGAEAVELFKRNQDMIDLLLLDVIMPEMTGHQAWKKIHELRPDIPTIFCSGYSFNELRETTLLTEKGWLIQKPYSPDQLMQTIANALTSSGNE from the coding sequence GTGCGTCACCTCTGCTTCCTGATTATCCTGCTCGTTACCATTACTCCCTGTCATGCCATGGGAGCAGACCATCCTGTCCGACAACGACTTTTGGTCCTCAATTCCTATCATCCCGGCTACGCATGGTCAGACAGCATCATGGACGGCCTCTTCAGCAGCCTGGAGCCGAACGAAGACAAGCTGAACATATATCTTGAGTACATGGACACCAAGCACCATAACAGTGACATCTACTTTGAGAAACTCCGCTCCCTGTATTACCACAAATATCACGATCTCCACTTTGACCTCATTGCCGCCTGCGACGACAACGCCGTCAACTTCCTGCTCCGCTACAAGAACGACCTCTTTCCGGGAACGCCTGTTTTCTTTTGTGGCATCAATGATGCTCACACCATGGGCAAAGCCGTCCACATGGGCATGCAGGGCATTTACGAAGAGTGGCGGGACAAGGAAACTATAGACCTGGCCCTGAAACTCTTTCCCCAAACAAGGACCGTTGCGGTCATAGCCGACCAAACCGCCACGGGAAAGGCCGGAGCCCACCGAATACATCAACTGGCAACCTCCTATGCCCCCGAAGTAGAATTCGTCTTCATCCCCACCAAAAACATCGCCCATATCCAGCAAAGCCTGGCCGCTCTTCCCCTCAATACCATCATCTTGTTCGTGCATCTGTTCAGGACCGAAGATAACAAGTGGTATTCCTACAAACAGGGTGCAGCGGCCATTAAGGCCATTACTGACAAGCCCATTTTCACGGTCTCGGATTTCAGCGTGGTCCCAGGTGTTGTTGGGGGACATGTGATCAGCGGCTACCATCAGGGGAAGACCTTGGGCAACATCATCAAGGCCTCCCTGTTTGACCATTCCCTGAAGACACCCATAGACCACGCAATGCCCCTGGACACCAAAATTTTTGACTACCATGGCCTGCAACGTTTCGGCATTGATCTTTCCCAACTTCCCGCAGGCAGCGTCATCATCAACAAACCTTTCAGCTTTTATGACACCTATAAAGTCTGGATATGGATAACCATTGTATTCATCTCCCTTGAAACCCTGCTCATTGTCCTGTTTGCCCTGAACCGGCGGCATCTCAAAAAGGCCCAACAGGAGGTTTTGGAAACCAACCAGCGCCTGGATCTGGCCATCAAGGGAACGGAACAGGCACTGTTTCATTGGGACGTTGGGGACGACACCATTGCCTTCAAATACTTTTGGAAAGATATTCTCGGGTATCCACGGGAACTTGGATCCCTCACCCTTGAACAGTGGCACCAGCATGTTCATCCCGAAGACATCCCGCTGCTGGAGACCACCAGAAAGAATCATCTCCAGGGAAAAAGTCCCTATTATGAGCAAGAATTCAGGGTTCGTAGGGCAGACATGACATGGTGCTGGCTCATTGTCCGCGGCAGAATCATGGCCAGGGATCATACGGGTGCACCACGCCAGATCACCGGTACCCTGAGAGATATCACTCCCCGCAAAAAAGGTGAACAGGCACAACAACGTTTGGTGGCCGCCCTGGAACAATCCGAAGAGGCCATGGCCATCTGCGATACCCGGGGCATGATTTTCTTCATCAACCAGACCTTTGCCGATTTCCATCAGGTTGTCCCGGAACATGTGCGTTCCACCTCCATTCGGGACATTGCCCCCCTGTTCAATTTGGAACCCATGTGGGACAACCTGAACAAGGATAAACACTGGCGGGGACGCACCAAGCACACCCGGGACAACGCCCCATGCGACCTGGAAGTCAAGGCATCGCCCATCAAGGATGCCCACGGCAAAACCACATGTTATATTTTCAGCCATCGGGACATTACCAGGGAGATCAAGCTGGAGGTCCAGCTCAGACAGGCACAGAAAATGGAAGCTGTTGGCCAGCTTGCCGGCGGCATCGCCCATGACTTCAACAACCTGCTCCAGGTCATTTTGGGTTATACGAGCAAAATCATCAATAATCACGGCACAGTGGCCGACAACCGGTCCAGGCTGGAAAAAATTACTGATGCATCCCAAAAGGCCGCCCACCTTATCAAACAGCTCCTCATTTTCAGCCGGCGGGAAATGATTGCCCGGCACCCCATTGATGCCAACAAGACCATTCAGGACGTACTCGGTCTGCTCAAACGAACCATTGGGGAACAAATCACCATCAACTTTACCCCGACACCATCCGTGCCCCTGATCAAGGCCGATACGAACCAGATCCACCAGATCATCATGAACCTGTGCGTCAATGCCCGTGATGCCATGCCCCAAGGGGGGACCATTAACATCACAACCGCCCTCGTCAGCCCGGATGCGGCATTTGTCAGGGATCACCCGTGGTCCAGACCGGGCGATTTCGTGTGCATTGAGGTTGGTGATTCGGGCACAGGCATGCAGCCCGAAACCCGGGAACACATCTTTGAACCCTTTTTCACCACCAAGGAAACAGGCAAGGGCACGGGACTCGGGCTGGCCACGGTCTACGGCATCGTCAAGAGCCACAATGGCATGATCCACGTGAAGTCGCACCCCGGACAGGGCACCACCTTTCAAATCTTCCTGCCTGCCACCAGTGCCAATAACCAACACCAGACAACCGAATACAAGATAACCAGCGTTTCTGCGATCCGATCCGCCACTATCCTTGTGGCCGAAGATGACGATATGGTCCGATCCCTGACCCTGGAAGTGCTGACAGATGCCGGGTACACCCTTCTGGAGGCCACCAATGGAGCGGAGGCTGTAGAGCTTTTCAAACGCAACCAGGATATGATCGATCTGCTTCTTCTGGACGTGATCATGCCCGAGATGACCGGGCACCAGGCCTGGAAAAAAATCCACGAACTACGCCCGGACATTCCCACCATTTTCTGCAGCGGATACAGTTTCAATGAGCTCCGGGAAACAACACTCCTCACGGAAAAAGGCTGGCTGATTCAAAAACCCTACTCCCCGGATCAACTCATGCAAACCATTGCCAACGCCCTCACGTCCTCGGGCAATGAATGA